In Vidua chalybeata isolate OUT-0048 chromosome 5, bVidCha1 merged haplotype, whole genome shotgun sequence, one genomic interval encodes:
- the LOC128788652 gene encoding suppressor of cytokine signaling 1-like → MIRGRPDDLHNTHTTVSRLQRRHRSVLPSPAPPGLPDRFRMFRSCEWEVLERSLNILQASDFYWGPLSVGEAHAKLQQEPVGTYLVRDSSQGNCLFSLSVRMPAGPVSLRISFQEGYFRLKNWFSDCVVRLLELVVAGTRNNPLHFDEMGGTPLIFSEPLCRSRRAVPTLRELCCRSLPAGATTEDRAGLGGSLGMCLREEVFSPLDGRGGSEGSVGPSPSLSWARR, encoded by the coding sequence ATGATCAGAGGGAGGCCAGATGACCTGCACAACACACACACCACTGTTTCTCGTCTGCAAAGGCGGCATCGGAGCGTTCTCCCCAGCCCCGCGCCACCCGGCTTGCCCGATCGTTTCCGGATGTTTCGCAGCTGTGAGTGGGAAGTCCTGGAGCGATCCCTCAATATCCTCCAGGCCAGTGACTTCTACTGGGGCCCCTTGTCTGTGGGGGAGGCTCATGCCAAGCTCCAGCAGGAACCTGTAGGCACCTACTTGGTGCGGGACAGCTCGCAGGGGAACTGCTTGTTCAGCCTGAGCGTGCGGATGCCCGCGGGGCCCGTCAGCCTTCGAATCTCTTTCCAGGAGGGCTATTTCCGCCTCAAGAACTGGTTTTCAGACTGTGTGGTCcggctgctggagctggtggtggCAGGGACCCGGAACAACCCCTTGCACTTTGATGAGATGGGGGGAACTCCCCTGATCTTCTCTGAGCCCTTGTGCCGGAGCCGCCGGGCAGTGCCCACGCTGCGGGAATTGTGCTGCCGGAGCCTCCCTGCTGGTGCCACGACGgaggacagagcagggctggggggctcctTGGGAATGTGTCTGAGGGAAGAGGTGTTCTCACCCCTGGATGGAAGGGGAGGGTCAGAGGGGAGTGTtggccccagcccctctctgtcTTGGGCTAGGAGATGA